The Candidatus Deferrimicrobiaceae bacterium genome includes the window GCATGGTGAGCTTTTCCCAGGTCGACGAGAACGTGAGGGCGAGCGGCAAGCGCCTCGGGTGGGGGGGGAGAAAGGCCCTGAACCTGTATGCCCGGGCGATCGGAGACCGCCACTGCGGCCTGTGCGGCGAATGCTCGGGCTCCTGCCCTCGGGGCGTGGATGTCCCGTCGGTCCTGCGGTCGCTGACCTACCTCGAAGGGTACCGCCGGGAAGATCTCGCCCGGGAGGCGTACCGGGAGCTGGGTCCGGATCGCGCCGCCCTTCCCTGTCTCACCTGCGGATCGTGCGCGGTCTCCTGCCGGCTGGGGCTCAAGGTGGGGTCGCTTGCCCGTCGCGCCCACGGTCGATTGGCCTGAAGGAAAAGAAGATGCGCCGGGCGGGACGGATATTCCGGGAACAACCGACCCTCGCCGCGCTCTCCGTGGTTCTTCTTTTCGCGGTGTCGCGGTGCGCGGGGATCCCCTTCCGGGACGATGGCGACTCGTTCCTCTTCCCCCGCCTGGCCGAGCGGTCGTGGATCGCGGCGGAGCCGGCGCGCACCTTCGGGCCGGCCAACCTCTACGAGGAGATCGACGGGGAGGCGGAGTTGTTCCTCCCGTACGCCTTTCGGGAACTGACGGTGGCGATCCTCACCCCGGCGGGGAACAAAACGGCCGAAGTCCGGCTCGAGCTCTTCCGGCATGCGACTTCGAGGGACGCTTTCGGCGTCTATTCCCAGCACCGGTTCCCGGAGCAGGAGAGGATGAAAGTGGGGACTTCCGAGGCGGTCGTGTCGGCCACGTCGCTCGACTTTTTCCGGGGGACGCGGTTCGTTCGGCTCCGGTCGGCCTCGCGGAAAGCCACCCGGACCGATCTCGAGAACCTGGGCCGGGAGATCTCCGGCCTTCTCCCGGGAACCGGCGATCCGCC containing:
- a CDS encoding DUF6599 family protein translates to MRRAGRIFREQPTLAALSVVLLFAVSRCAGIPFRDDGDSFLFPRLAERSWIAAEPARTFGPANLYEEIDGEAELFLPYAFRELTVAILTPAGNKTAEVRLELFRHATSRDAFGVYSQHRFPEQERMKVGTSEAVVSATSLDFFRGTRFVRLRSASRKATRTDLENLGREISGLLPGTGDPPPETEALRIPGLVDGTIVFHRRAILGVEALAPGYEAKYAAPGVAATLILIPPEDAVPAAQFRERLSRALPGLERVGEDLVRADLPTGTLWVLSREGFHLGVAG